The uncultured Cohaesibacter sp. genome window below encodes:
- a CDS encoding DEAD/DEAH box helicase translates to MTNFNDLGLAEPILRALEAEGYTQPTPIQTQGIPVAMAGNDILGIAQTGTGKTASFVLPILDRLARNDKRPNPKAAEALILAPTRELVAQIAENIRKYSKHMRVSVSIIVGGVKPGPQIRKLASGSHIIVATPGRLLDHLNNGYVTLSQTSYVVLDEADHMLDLGFIPDIRRIMKQLPKKRQTALFSATMPAQIKALGRDFQTDPVEVAVATVARPIERIAQSVQLLDQASKRHALTSILSATEVERAIVFTRTKRGADRVSQHLQGAGLAATAIHGNKSQGQRVRALASFKSGEIKIMVATDIAARGIDIDDVSHVVNFELPEVPEAYVHRIGRTARAGRSGTAISLCDPSEVKLLREIEKLIGNKLQAEQSDTYSPLDIEVPDTPPKSRKRNRGRAPAQQTARTDRNARNNKSADNWSPLEGTPPSAPRGDKPAFGKKKRRGPVKAEAGNSNATGKPAGKRWGNRQGKNARSRNAA, encoded by the coding sequence TTGACAAATTTCAACGATCTCGGCCTCGCCGAGCCCATTCTTCGCGCCCTTGAAGCCGAAGGCTACACCCAGCCCACCCCGATTCAGACCCAAGGCATTCCCGTTGCCATGGCTGGCAATGACATCCTCGGAATCGCCCAGACGGGCACCGGCAAGACCGCCTCTTTCGTCCTGCCAATCCTCGACCGTCTGGCTCGCAACGACAAACGTCCGAATCCGAAAGCGGCAGAGGCCCTGATCCTCGCGCCAACTCGTGAACTTGTCGCCCAGATTGCCGAAAACATCCGTAAATACAGCAAGCACATGCGCGTTTCGGTCAGCATCATCGTCGGCGGTGTCAAACCCGGCCCGCAGATCCGCAAGCTGGCCAGCGGCAGCCACATCATTGTGGCCACGCCCGGTCGCCTGCTCGACCACTTGAACAACGGCTATGTGACCCTCAGCCAAACCAGCTATGTCGTGCTTGACGAAGCCGACCACATGCTGGATCTCGGTTTCATTCCGGACATTCGTCGCATCATGAAGCAGCTGCCGAAGAAAAGGCAGACCGCCCTGTTCTCGGCCACCATGCCTGCCCAGATCAAGGCCCTCGGCCGGGATTTCCAGACTGACCCGGTGGAAGTTGCAGTCGCCACGGTTGCCCGCCCGATCGAGCGGATCGCCCAAAGCGTCCAGCTTCTCGATCAGGCCTCGAAGCGGCATGCCCTGACGTCAATCCTGTCGGCAACCGAAGTGGAACGGGCGATTGTCTTCACCCGCACCAAGCGTGGCGCCGATCGCGTCAGCCAGCATCTTCAGGGCGCCGGTCTTGCAGCCACCGCCATCCATGGCAACAAGAGCCAGGGACAGCGGGTGCGTGCGCTTGCCAGCTTCAAGTCGGGCGAGATCAAGATCATGGTCGCCACGGACATTGCCGCCCGCGGCATCGACATCGACGATGTCTCCCATGTGGTCAACTTCGAACTGCCCGAAGTGCCGGAAGCCTATGTCCATCGCATCGGTCGCACGGCCCGTGCCGGACGCAGCGGAACCGCCATTTCCCTGTGCGATCCGTCCGAAGTGAAATTGCTGAGAGAAATCGAGAAGCTGATCGGCAACAAGCTGCAGGCCGAACAGTCTGACACCTATTCACCGCTGGACATCGAGGTTCCTGACACCCCGCCCAAAAGCCGGAAGAGAAACCGCGGCAGGGCTCCTGCCCAGCAGACCGCGCGCACCGACAGGAACGCACGGAACAACAAGTCCGCAGACAACTGGTCTCCCCTTGAAGGCACGCCCCCTTCTGCCCCGCGTGGTGACAAGCCAGCCTTCGGCAAGAAAAAAAGACGCGGCCCCGTCAAGGCAGAAGCAGGCAACAGCAACGCAACGGGCAAGCCTGCAGGCAAGCGCTGGGGCAACCGTCAGGGCAAAAACGCACGCTCGCGCAACGCCGCCTGA
- a CDS encoding PTS mannitol transporter subunit IICBA, with protein MRENNLKTGVQSLGRTLSAMVMPNIGAFIAWGFITALFIPTGWWPNESLAALVGPMIKYLLPLLIGYTGGKMIHKDRGAVAGAITTMGVIVSADIPMFLGAMIAGPLGAIAIREFDKRIHHRIKPGFEMLVNNFSLGIIAMITAIIGYLVMGPVVAVLTKTLGSGVGWIVEQGLLPLVSIIVEPAKILFLNNAINHGVFTPLGAQQSSEFGKSIYYLIETNPGPGLGVLLAYMLVGKGAAQKSAYGASIIHFLGGIHEIYFPYVLMKPRLIIAVIGGGMAGLAFNMIMGNGLVGPPSPGSIFAEILMSTKGMGVVLTLASIAVAAAVSFAISAFIIRGSMEGEDDLEAAKERVAASKAEAKGMAAPIADQAGAYENVKRIIVACDAGMGSSAMGASVLRNKVKEAKLDIEVTNQAINDLDEADIVITQRELTARAQQKLPSALHLSIGNFMDSAFYDDLVKKLV; from the coding sequence ATGCGAGAGAACAATCTGAAAACGGGCGTCCAGTCCCTGGGACGGACCCTCAGTGCCATGGTGATGCCAAACATTGGCGCCTTCATCGCCTGGGGTTTCATCACCGCCCTCTTCATCCCGACAGGTTGGTGGCCCAATGAGAGCCTTGCCGCTCTCGTCGGACCGATGATCAAATACCTGTTGCCCCTGCTGATCGGTTATACCGGCGGCAAGATGATCCACAAGGACCGCGGTGCCGTCGCTGGTGCAATCACCACCATGGGTGTGATTGTCAGTGCCGACATCCCTATGTTCCTTGGTGCCATGATTGCAGGCCCGCTCGGCGCCATTGCAATCCGGGAGTTTGACAAACGCATTCATCACCGCATCAAGCCGGGCTTTGAAATGCTGGTCAACAACTTCTCCCTCGGCATCATCGCCATGATCACCGCGATCATCGGTTATCTGGTCATGGGCCCGGTGGTTGCCGTTCTGACCAAGACGCTCGGCTCGGGCGTAGGCTGGATCGTTGAACAGGGCCTGCTGCCGCTGGTTTCCATCATTGTTGAGCCAGCCAAGATCCTGTTCCTCAACAACGCGATCAACCATGGCGTCTTCACGCCACTCGGTGCCCAGCAGTCTTCCGAATTCGGCAAGTCCATCTACTATCTGATCGAAACCAACCCCGGACCGGGCCTTGGCGTTCTGCTTGCCTACATGCTGGTTGGCAAGGGCGCAGCCCAGAAATCCGCCTATGGCGCATCCATCATTCACTTCCTGGGTGGTATTCATGAGATCTACTTCCCATATGTACTGATGAAACCGCGCCTGATCATCGCTGTCATCGGCGGCGGCATGGCTGGTCTCGCTTTCAACATGATCATGGGCAACGGCCTCGTAGGTCCTCCTTCGCCGGGTTCCATCTTCGCTGAAATCCTGATGTCTACCAAGGGCATGGGTGTAGTCCTGACCCTGGCATCCATCGCGGTTGCCGCAGCAGTCTCCTTCGCGATCAGTGCTTTCATCATTCGCGGAAGCATGGAAGGCGAAGACGATCTTGAAGCAGCCAAGGAACGGGTTGCAGCGAGCAAGGCTGAAGCAAAAGGCATGGCAGCTCCGATTGCCGATCAGGCTGGTGCTTACGAGAATGTCAAACGCATCATCGTGGCATGCGACGCTGGCATGGGCTCCTCCGCAATGGGCGCCTCGGTCCTGCGCAACAAGGTCAAGGAAGCCAAGCTCGACATTGAAGTCACCAACCAGGCGATCAATGATCTTGATGAGGCTGACATTGTCATCACCCAGAGAGAGCTGACGGCTCGGGCTCAACAGAAACTGCCGTCCGCCCTTCACTTGAGCATTGGCAACTTCATGGACAGTGCTTTCTACGATGATCTGGTGAAAAAGCTGGTCTAG
- a CDS encoding cold-shock protein yields the protein MSTGTVKFFNTTKGYGFIEPEEGGKDAFVHISAVERSGLSTLNEGQKVSYELETGRNGKVSAVNLQLVD from the coding sequence ATGTCTACTGGTACCGTAAAATTCTTCAACACCACCAAAGGCTACGGCTTCATCGAGCCAGAAGAAGGTGGCAAGGACGCTTTCGTTCACATTTCTGCTGTTGAACGTTCCGGTCTTTCCACCCTCAATGAAGGCCAGAAGGTCTCCTACGAGCTCGAAACCGGCCGCAACGGCAAGGTTTCTGCTGTTAACCTTCAGCTGGTTGACTAA
- a CDS encoding LysR family transcriptional regulator, protein MTKPSLDDLAVFLAVDREGNFTRAAAKLGVSPSAVSQTIRGLEEQLGVRLLTRSTRSVTRTEAGDKLIARLAPMYDEIDTLIEEVGSLREKPAGTVRITADEIAIKQVLWPKLKDVMHDYPDITVELITDYGLTDIVAERFDAGVRLGELIASDMIAVPIGPEMRMAIVASSGYVARTTEPKHPRALTRHNCINLRLPTHGGLFAWEFSENGREFRIRVEGQMVFNSVERILEAVLDGYGLAQLPLCQVQPYLESGALVEVLARWSEPFSGYHLYYPSRRQQTAAFRVIVEALRHRNEAG, encoded by the coding sequence ATGACAAAACCGAGCCTTGATGATCTGGCAGTCTTTCTGGCCGTTGACCGGGAGGGAAACTTCACCCGCGCCGCCGCCAAACTCGGTGTCTCGCCTTCCGCTGTCAGCCAGACCATCAGGGGGCTGGAAGAGCAGCTCGGCGTCCGCCTGCTGACGCGATCGACGCGCAGTGTGACGCGCACCGAAGCCGGCGACAAACTGATTGCCCGTCTTGCGCCGATGTATGACGAAATCGACACGCTCATCGAGGAAGTCGGCAGCCTTCGCGAGAAGCCTGCAGGCACAGTGAGAATCACGGCGGATGAAATCGCGATCAAGCAGGTGCTCTGGCCCAAGCTGAAAGATGTCATGCACGACTATCCCGACATCACCGTTGAACTGATCACCGATTACGGGCTAACCGATATTGTCGCCGAACGGTTCGATGCCGGTGTACGGCTGGGCGAACTCATTGCATCTGACATGATCGCCGTTCCGATCGGCCCGGAAATGCGCATGGCGATTGTCGCCTCCAGCGGTTATGTCGCACGGACCACCGAACCGAAGCATCCCCGCGCCCTGACACGGCACAATTGCATCAACCTGCGCCTGCCGACCCATGGCGGTCTGTTCGCATGGGAGTTTTCCGAAAACGGCCGCGAGTTCCGTATCCGGGTCGAGGGCCAGATGGTCTTCAACAGTGTCGAGCGGATTCTCGAAGCGGTGCTCGATGGCTATGGACTGGCACAGCTGCCGCTCTGTCAGGTCCAGCCCTATCTGGAGAGTGGCGCGTTGGTCGAGGTGCTGGCCAGATGGTCCGAACCCTTTTCCGGCTACCATCTCTACTATCCCAGCCGCCGCCAGCAGACGGCAGCCTTCCGGGTGATTGTCGAAGCCCTGCGGCACAGAAACGAGGCTGGATAG
- a CDS encoding carboxymuconolactone decarboxylase family protein, whose amino-acid sequence MEKEEKLSAARKAFGDIAPALAGYSDDVLFGDVWERPGLATRERCLITVASLISLYRVNELPFHLKKALDNGVSKEELIEVITHLAFYSGWPTANTALTIARQVFEQVEG is encoded by the coding sequence ATGGAAAAAGAAGAAAAACTCTCCGCTGCCCGCAAGGCCTTTGGTGACATCGCGCCTGCTCTGGCCGGGTATTCCGATGACGTGTTGTTTGGTGACGTCTGGGAGCGTCCGGGGCTCGCTACGCGCGAGCGGTGCTTGATTACCGTTGCCAGCCTGATTTCCCTCTATCGGGTCAACGAGTTGCCGTTCCATCTCAAGAAGGCACTCGACAATGGTGTCAGCAAGGAAGAGCTGATCGAGGTCATCACCCATCTGGCCTTCTATTCGGGCTGGCCAACCGCCAACACCGCCCTGACGATCGCGCGGCAGGTTTTCGAACAGGTCGAAGGCTAA
- a CDS encoding PTS sugar transporter subunit IIA: MAIKVERESIWLDFPGTAREEIIQNICFKLKDIGKTDDPSGLYHDIMEREGLVSTFAGHDTAIPHVVTNHINGPALCFIRVAEPDLTWHGNSENVTFVVFSAVPKGEAAATIRAEQSKIFGALALLIRTPDVTSVWKVAEDAEVIQKSLNFTLT; encoded by the coding sequence GTGGCTATAAAGGTGGAACGTGAGTCCATCTGGCTCGATTTCCCCGGCACTGCAAGAGAGGAAATCATCCAGAACATCTGCTTCAAGCTGAAAGACATCGGCAAGACAGATGATCCGTCTGGTCTCTATCATGACATTATGGAACGTGAAGGCCTGGTCAGCACATTTGCCGGCCACGACACCGCCATTCCGCACGTCGTCACGAACCATATCAACGGCCCTGCCCTTTGCTTCATTCGGGTGGCCGAGCCGGATCTGACCTGGCACGGCAACAGTGAAAACGTGACATTCGTCGTTTTCAGCGCAGTGCCCAAAGGTGAGGCCGCAGCAACCATTCGAGCCGAGCAGAGCAAGATTTTCGGCGCGCTCGCGCTTTTGATCCGCACGCCTGACGTGACGTCCGTCTGGAAGGTCGCAGAAGACGCCGAGGTCATTCAGAAGAGTTTGAATTTCACGCTTACCTAA